Within the Candidatus Tanganyikabacteria bacterium genome, the region TCGACGCCGAGAAGCAGGCCGCCCTGGATGCCGAGTTCGCGCCGGTGCGGGAGGCCATCGCCCGGTTCCCGGTCGCACGGACCGCGCCGTTCTTCGACGTGCCCGAGGCAAACGAGAAGGGCAGCGGCGGCCTGCTCTCCATCACCGTCAACCCGGAAGCCTGCAAGGGCTGCAACCTCTGCGTGGACGTCTGCCACGACGGCGCCCTGATCACCGTGCCGCAGGACGACCGGATGGATGCCAGCCTGCGGGCCAACTGGCGGCTCTGGCGCAACCTGCCCGAGACCCCCGACCGGTTCGTCAACGTCTCCAACCTGGCCGAGGGCATCGGCGTGTTGCCCACGCTGCTGCTCAAGCAGCGGATCTACGGCTCGCTGTGCCCCGGAGACGGCGCCTGCATGGGCTGCGGCGAGAAGACCGGCGTACACCTGGTGCTCTCGGCGGTAAACGCCCTGCTGCTGCCCCGGGTCGAGAAGTACGTCGCGCGCCTGCGCGACCTGTCGGCCCGCCTCGACGAGATGGCCCGCAAGCACCTGGCGGCCGGCGCCGATCTGGCGGCGATCGCCCGGGGCGCGGAAGCGGCGCCCGGCACGACCCCGGCCGACGCAGGGGCCGCGCGGCGCATCGCCCGCATCAAGGCCGACGTGGACGATCTCGTGTGGCGCTACGAAGCGGGCCCCGGCGGGCGAGGCCGGGCGAACGCGGGCATCGCGAACGCCACCGGCTGTTCCAGCGTCTGGGGAAGCACGTGGCCCCTCAACCCGTACCCGATCCCGTGGGTCAACCACCTCTTCCAGGATGCGCCTTCCCTGGCCATCGGCCTCTTCGAGGGGCAGATGCGGAAGATGGCTGCGGGCTTCGCCGCCGTCCGCCGCGCCGAACTCGAAGTGGCGGGCCAGTACGACCCGGCCGAGCACGACCCGGAACTGGCCACGCTGGGGTGGCAATCCTTCACCCCAGAAGAGTTCGACCTGTGCCCGCCGATCTTCGCGGTGGGCGGCGACGGCGCGATGCTCGACATCGGCTTCCAGAACCTCTCGCGCCTGCTCGCCTCGGGCAAGCCCATCCGCGTGCTGATCCTCGACACGCAGGTGTACTCCAACACGGGCGGCCAGGCCTGCACGAGCGGCTTCACCGGCCAGGTTAGCGACATGGCGGGCTACGGCGCGGCGCAACGCGGCAAGGAAGAGGTGCGCAAGGAGGCCGCCCTGCTCGCCATGGCGCACCGCGACGTTTTCGTGCTGCAATCGTCGCAGGCCTCTCCCGCCCACCTCATCGGCGGCACGCTGCGGGCGCTGCAGGCCCGGAGGCCGTCGGTCGTCATCCTCCATTCGCCCTGCCCGCCCGAGCACGGCATCGGCGACGAAGCCGCCGAGCGCGCGGCGCGGCTGGCCCTCGAAAGCCGGGCCTTCCCCCTGCTGTGCTACGACCCGGCCGCCGGCCCCGCGCTAGCCGACCGGCTAAACCTGGACGGCAACCCGCAGGTGGGAGAGTTGTGGCCGACCTACGAGCTGGCCTACCTGGCTGATGACGGGTCGGGGCAGCGCATGGAGCTACCGCTCACCACCGCCGACTGGGCGGCCACCGAGGGGCGGTTCCGGCAGCACTTCGCGCCGCTCTCCGCGGAGGCCGACGCGGTGCCGTTCCACGAATACCTGGAGCTGCCGGCCGACGATCGCGAGGGCAAGACGCCTTTCATCTACCTGCTCGGCGCGGGCCGCAAGCTCGACCGTCTGGCCGTCGCCGCCGAGATCGTGCGTCTGGCCGAGGATCGTCGCGACTGCTGGCGCCTGCTCGAGGAGATGGCGGGGCTGCGGCTCGCGCCTTCGGTCGAGCAGGCCGCCAGGGCGGCGCTGGCCAGCGAGTGGCAGGCGAAGGTGGATGCCTTGCGGGCCGAGTACGAGGCTCGGCTGGCCGAGTTCCGCCGCGAGTACCCGGCGAAGGTGGCGCGGCGCCTGGCCGAGGGCCTGGTGCGCGCCGGCGACCTCGACCCGTCGGTCGCCGCCATGCTGTCGCGGGTGGGTTCGCTGGCCGATCTCGAACCCGTGGCAGGCTGGGGCGAGCCGGCACCCGGCGGCAACGGCGGCGGCCCGGCCCGCGAGAGTGCGCCCCCCCGCGTGGCCGCCGCGACGGTCGAGGCGCCGCCGGCCCCCTCGGCTCCCGCGGCCGCCCCGGAGGCCGCGTCCGCCCCCGCACCGGCCGCCGACGCCGGGATCGGCCTCGACCCGTACATCGAGACCGAGCGGTGCACCAGTTGCGACGAGTGCACGCGACTCAACAAGCGCATGTTCGCCTACGACGCCCAGAAGCAGGCCTACATCAAGGATGCGACCGCGGGCACGTTCCGCGACCTGGTCATGGCCGCCGAGAAGTGCCCGGTGCGCATCATCCACCCCGGCACCCCGCTGAATCCCGGCGAGAAGGACCTCGCCAAGTGGGTCAAGCGGGCCGAGCCCTTCAACTAGCGAGGCGAGCGTGATCCAGTTTGGCAGTGTGTGGGTCACTCCCGGGTCAAGCCCGGGGTTCCGTCATGGGGTCCACCCGCCCGAAAACAAGGAACTGACCGAGCACCTGCCGATCCGGCGCCTGCCGTATCCCGCCGAGGTGGTGATCCCCCTGCGGCAGCACACGGGCAAGCCGGCGCGGGCGGTCGTGCGGGCGGGCCAGCACGTCGAACGCGGGGACGTGATCGCCGAGGCCGACGGCTTCGTGTCGGTGCCCATGCACGCCTCGGCGGCCGGCCGCGTGGTCGAGGTGGGGCTCTGGCCGCATCCCGACGGCTCCTGGTCGCCGGCGGTGCGCATCGCCGTCGATCCCTTCTCGGCGCAGATCGAGCGGCCGCGCCTGGTACCCGCCTGGGAGCCGCTCACCCCCAAGGAGGTGGGCGCCGCCATCCAGCAGGCCGGCCTGGTGGGCCTGGGCGGCGCGGCGTTCCCGACTCACGTGAAACTGGCGCCGCCGCCCGACGTCACGCTCGATACCCTGGTGGTCAACGGCTGCGAGTGCGAGCCGTACCTCACCACCGATCACCGCACGATGGTCGAGTACGCCGAAAGGGTCCACATGGGCGTCCGCATCTTGCTGAAGGCCCTTGGCGTCTCCCGGGCGCTGATCGGCGTCGAGCGCAACAAGCCCGACGCCATCGCGGCCCTGCAGCGCACGCGGCCCGCCGATCTGCCGGTCGAAGTGGTACCCCTGGAGGTCAAGTATCCGCAGGGCGCCGAGAAGATGCTCATCAAGACCCTCCTGGGCCGAGAGGTGCCGTCGGGCAAGCTCCCGATGCACGTGGGCGTGGTGGTCCAGAACGTGGGCTCGGTGGCCACGGTGGCGGAGGTCTTCGAGACGCGGCTTCCCCTGGTCGAGCGCATCGTGACCGTCACGGGACGCGGCGTGCGCCAGCCCGCCAACCTCATCGTGCCCATCGGCACGAAGCTGCGCGATCTGCTGGAGGCGTGCGGCGGCCTGGCGCCCGACGCGGGCGAGGTGATCTTCGGCGGGCCCATGATGGGCGTCGCGCAGGCCTCGCTCGACGTGCCCGTGCTCAAGGGCACGACGGGCGTGGTGGTGCTGTCGCGAGACGACGTGAAGGTCCAGGAGCAGCATCCGTGCATCCGGTGCGGGCGCTGCATCGAGGCCTGCCCGATGCTACTCAACCCGCAGATGCTGGGCCGCCTGGCCAAGGCCGGCAAGTACGAGGACATGCCGGCCTACCACCTGGCCGACTGCGTCCTGTGCGGTTGCTGCTCCTACGCCTGCCCGTCCAACATCCCGCTCCCGCAGCTGTTCGTGGCGGCGCGGGGCGCGCTCCGCAAGCAGCAGGCCTCCGCATGAGCGCACCGCACCTGGTCGTCACGGCCTCGCCGCACCTGGCCGGCAAGCTGACCACGCCCGGCGTGATGTGGCAGGTGGTCCTGAGCCTCGCGCCCGTGGTGGCGGCCGCCACGTACTTCTTCGGGATCAGCGCCTTGCTGGTGATCGCGGCGTCCATCGCCGGCGCCGCGGCCACCGAGGCGGCTTTCGGGCGCCGGGGCACGCTGCGCGACGGGTCGGCCGTGGTCTGCGGTATCTTGCTCGGGCTGACGCTGCCGGCCGGCCTGCCGCTCTGGATGGCGTTCGTTGGAGCCGTTTTCGGCATCGGCGTGGGCAAGGCGGTGTTCGGCGGCCTCGGCCAGAACCCGTTCAATCCCGCCTTGCTCGGACGCGCCTTCCTGCAAGCCGCGTTCCCGGTGGCCATCACCACCTTCCCGCCGCCGGGCGGGCGGGCGTGGTGGCACCTGGCGGGAGACAACTTCGCCCTCCCGCTGATGCGCTCCGGCGTGGACGCGATCACCGCCGCCACGCCCCTGGGCCTGATGAAGTTCGAGCGGCAAGGCACCGAACTGTGGGCCCTGGCGATCGGCAACACCGGCGGATCGCTCGGCGAGACGGCCGGGATCGTGATCGTGGTCTGCGGCGCCTATCTGGTCTGGCGCGGCCTGATGAACTGGCGCATCCCGGCCAGCATCCTGCTGACGGTGGCGCTGTTCGCCGGCGCGCTCAACCTCCTGGCGCCGGACAAGTTCCCGGGGGCCCCGTTCATGCTGCTGTCGGGGGGGTTGCTGCTCGGGGCGATCTTCATGGCCACCGATCCGGTGACCAGTCCCACTACCGGCCGCGGTTGCTGGCTGTTCGGGATCGGCATCGGCTTGCTGGTCGTGATCATCCGGCTCTGGGGCGGCCTCAACGAGGGCGTCATGTACGCCATCTTGCTGATGAACGCACTGGTGCCGTTCATCGAGCGCATCAGCCAGCCCGTGCCCTTCGGGAAGGCCGCGGCCAGGCCCGCGGGGAAGCAGTCATGAGCGAACCGGTCCTCGCGCCGCCTGGCGCGCCGCCCCCCGAGGCGCCTCTCGCCCCGCCGGCTGAGGCGGCCGAGACCGGGAAGGTCCCGGCCGGCGTGCTGCTCGGCGTTTCCGGCGCGATCGCCGGCCTGCTCATCGCCGGCGTGTTCGGCGCGGCCGAGCCCACCATCCTGGCCAATCGCCAGGCCCGGCTGGAAAAGGCGGTCGTCGAGGTCCTGGCGTCGCCCGAGAAGTTCGAGCGGTTGTACGTGATCGGCGGAGGCCTGGCGCGCGAGGTGCCGGCCGGAACCGATCCCAAGGGAATCGAGTCGGTCTACCTCGGCTACGGTCCGCAAGGTAAGCGGCTGGGCTTTGCCGTCGTGGCGGCCGGGCCAGGGTTCCAGGACACCATCCGGCTGATCTACGGCTACGATCCGGCCGGCAAGCGCCTCACCGGCATGAAAGTGCTGGAGTCCAAGGAGACGCCCGGCCTGGGCGACAAGATCGAGAAGGATGCGAGCTTCGTCGGCCAGTTCGTCGGCCGCCTGGCGCCGCTCCTGGGCGTCAAGCCCAAGGCCAAGGGTTCCGACGAGCCGAACGCCATCGTGATGATCACCGGCGCGACCATCTCGTCGCGCGCGATCGTCCGCATCATCAACACCTCGCTCGCCCGGATGGGCCCGATGCTGCACGGCTACTGGGACGCGGAGACCCGGCGATGAGTCGGTCACCAGCCGCCCCGAAACCTGTTCACGAGCCCCTCGCCGGGCAGGGATGCCCGGCGGACCGTCACGGACGGCCCAGCGGGGGGCCTCGGGGGGGCGGCACCCCCCCGAGGAGGCTCTAGTGAGCAAGACCACCGCGCGGGAGGATCTGGTCCGCGGCGTCTGGCGCGAGAACCCCGTGCTCGTGCAGATGCTCGGCCTGTGCCCGGCCCTGGCCGTGACCAACACCGTCGAGAACAGCCTGGTCATGGCCGCGGCCACGACCTTCGTGCTCCTGTGCTCGAGCCTGCTGGTGTCGCTGGTCCGCCGCATCGTGCCTGGCCAGGTACGCATCACCACGTACATCCTGATCATCGCGACGTTCGTCACCGTGGCCGACATCGGCCTGGAAGCGCTGCTGCCGGACGTCCACAAGGCCCTCGGGGCCTTCGTGGCCCTGATCGTGGTCAACTGCATCATCCTGGGGCGCCAGGAAGCTTTCGCCTCGCGCAACGGCGTCTGGCGGTCGCTCCTCGACGCGGCCGGCACGAGCGTCGGCTTCCTGATCGCGATGCTGCTCATGGGGTCGGTGCGCGAGATCCTGGGTTCGGGCACGTTCCTGGGCCACGCGGTGTTCGGCAAGAACTT harbors:
- a CDS encoding RnfABCDGE type electron transport complex subunit D, whose protein sequence is MSAPHLVVTASPHLAGKLTTPGVMWQVVLSLAPVVAAATYFFGISALLVIAASIAGAAATEAAFGRRGTLRDGSAVVCGILLGLTLPAGLPLWMAFVGAVFGIGVGKAVFGGLGQNPFNPALLGRAFLQAAFPVAITTFPPPGGRAWWHLAGDNFALPLMRSGVDAITAATPLGLMKFERQGTELWALAIGNTGGSLGETAGIVIVVCGAYLVWRGLMNWRIPASILLTVALFAGALNLLAPDKFPGAPFMLLSGGLLLGAIFMATDPVTSPTTGRGCWLFGIGIGLLVVIIRLWGGLNEGVMYAILLMNALVPFIERISQPVPFGKAAARPAGKQS
- a CDS encoding FMN-binding protein; translated protein: MSEPVLAPPGAPPPEAPLAPPAEAAETGKVPAGVLLGVSGAIAGLLIAGVFGAAEPTILANRQARLEKAVVEVLASPEKFERLYVIGGGLAREVPAGTDPKGIESVYLGYGPQGKRLGFAVVAAGPGFQDTIRLIYGYDPAGKRLTGMKVLESKETPGLGDKIEKDASFVGQFVGRLAPLLGVKPKAKGSDEPNAIVMITGATISSRAIVRIINTSLARMGPMLHGYWDAETRR
- the rsxC gene encoding electron transport complex subunit RsxC, translated to MIQFGSVWVTPGSSPGFRHGVHPPENKELTEHLPIRRLPYPAEVVIPLRQHTGKPARAVVRAGQHVERGDVIAEADGFVSVPMHASAAGRVVEVGLWPHPDGSWSPAVRIAVDPFSAQIERPRLVPAWEPLTPKEVGAAIQQAGLVGLGGAAFPTHVKLAPPPDVTLDTLVVNGCECEPYLTTDHRTMVEYAERVHMGVRILLKALGVSRALIGVERNKPDAIAALQRTRPADLPVEVVPLEVKYPQGAEKMLIKTLLGREVPSGKLPMHVGVVVQNVGSVATVAEVFETRLPLVERIVTVTGRGVRQPANLIVPIGTKLRDLLEACGGLAPDAGEVIFGGPMMGVAQASLDVPVLKGTTGVVVLSRDDVKVQEQHPCIRCGRCIEACPMLLNPQMLGRLAKAGKYEDMPAYHLADCVLCGCCSYACPSNIPLPQLFVAARGALRKQQASA
- the rsxE gene encoding electron transport complex subunit RsxE translates to MPGGPSRTAQRGASGGRHPPEEALVSKTTAREDLVRGVWRENPVLVQMLGLCPALAVTNTVENSLVMAAATTFVLLCSSLLVSLVRRIVPGQVRITTYILIIATFVTVADIGLEALLPDVHKALGAFVALIVVNCIILGRQEAFASRNGVWRSLLDAAGTSVGFLIAMLLMGSVREILGSGTFLGHAVFGKNFEPWVVMVLPPGGFFTIGLLLLALAWWERRKAARLAAPAAGAPASETRELVGGAR